In Calditrichota bacterium, one DNA window encodes the following:
- the odhB gene encoding 2-oxoglutarate dehydrogenase complex dihydrolipoyllysine-residue succinyltransferase has protein sequence MTVDVKIPSIGESVVEATIGQWLKKDGDWVEMDEPICEIESDKATMEVAAEESGKLEIVVKEGETVGIGTVIARIRVSDEKPAAEKEGAVVSETETREETAQPKEKTEDSQKSFASPVALEILREAGLSAEFIRGTGINGRITKEDALRAVAEKEAGPGKEARERPEEVVLEKEEKINRPEKEAVEGVPGKRSVRREKLSQLRKTIARRLVTARNETAMLTTFNEIDMSALIEARNRYKDSFQKKYGVKLGFMSFFVRASVLALQEFPRVNAHLEGDEMVYPDYCDISIAVSTERGLVVPVIFNAQSLTLAEIEREILRLAQKARENRLTIEEMTGGTFSITNGGVFGSLMSTPLLNAPQSAILGMHKIQERPVAVNGEVAVRPMMYVALSYDHRVIDGKESVSFLVRLKELLEDPLRMLIEI, from the coding sequence GTGACTGTTGACGTAAAAATTCCTTCCATCGGGGAATCCGTTGTGGAAGCCACAATTGGTCAGTGGCTCAAAAAGGACGGGGATTGGGTGGAAATGGATGAACCGATTTGTGAGATCGAATCTGACAAGGCAACCATGGAGGTTGCGGCCGAAGAATCGGGGAAACTGGAGATTGTGGTCAAAGAAGGGGAGACGGTTGGAATCGGAACGGTGATTGCTCGGATCAGGGTTTCTGACGAAAAGCCCGCGGCGGAAAAAGAAGGAGCCGTTGTTTCCGAAACAGAGACAAGGGAAGAAACCGCTCAGCCGAAAGAAAAGACGGAAGATTCTCAAAAGAGTTTTGCCTCACCGGTTGCCCTGGAAATTCTCAGGGAAGCCGGGCTTTCAGCAGAATTTATTCGGGGCACCGGGATCAACGGGCGAATTACGAAGGAAGATGCCCTGAGGGCTGTTGCCGAAAAGGAGGCAGGCCCGGGAAAAGAGGCCCGTGAACGGCCGGAGGAAGTCGTTTTGGAGAAGGAAGAAAAAATCAATCGGCCCGAAAAAGAGGCTGTCGAAGGCGTCCCGGGAAAACGATCCGTCCGCCGGGAAAAACTGAGTCAACTGCGTAAAACCATTGCCAGGCGTCTCGTAACCGCCCGAAATGAGACCGCCATGCTGACCACTTTCAATGAAATTGATATGAGCGCTTTGATTGAGGCGAGAAACCGGTACAAGGACTCTTTTCAGAAGAAATACGGTGTAAAATTAGGCTTCATGTCCTTTTTTGTGCGCGCCAGTGTTCTGGCCTTACAAGAATTCCCCCGGGTAAATGCGCACCTTGAAGGGGATGAGATGGTGTACCCCGATTATTGCGATATTTCAATTGCAGTCTCCACCGAACGGGGACTGGTGGTACCGGTGATTTTTAATGCGCAGTCCCTGACACTGGCGGAAATTGAAAGGGAAATTCTGAGACTGGCTCAGAAAGCCCGGGAAAATCGACTGACCATTGAGGAGATGACGGGGGGCACCTTTTCGATTACGAACGGCGGCGTTTTTGGCTCGCTGATGTCCACGCCTCTGCTTAATGCCCCGCAATCGGCTATTCTGGGAATGCACAAAATCCAGGAGCGCCCGGTGGCGGTAAACGGCGAAGTGGCCGTCCGCCCGATGATGTATGTGGCACTTTCCTACGACCATCGGGTTATTGACGGCAAAGAATCGGTGAGTTTTCTGGTACGGCTCAAAGAACTTCTGGAAGATCCGCTGCGCATGCTGATTGAAATATGA
- a CDS encoding nitroreductase family protein, translating to MDTFDAIYQRRSIKVFDPNHRLTKEEEKQLLEAAIQAPTSFNLQHWRFVILRDPELRKKIRSELGWNQAQITDASFLVLITADTKAWQKNPERYWRNIPENISKRVVDLIGSFFKDREWLQRDEAQRSIGMAAQNLMLAAKTMGYDSCPMIGFDLEKVAEIVRLPKDYVMGPMIAIGKRLKDPWPKPGQLPLEEVVVENHF from the coding sequence ATGGATACATTCGATGCCATTTATCAACGCCGGTCCATTAAGGTCTTCGATCCCAATCATCGCCTAACAAAAGAAGAAGAAAAACAACTTCTGGAAGCAGCCATTCAGGCCCCCACCAGTTTCAATCTTCAGCACTGGCGATTTGTTATTCTTCGCGATCCTGAACTGCGCAAAAAAATCCGGAGCGAATTGGGCTGGAATCAGGCCCAGATTACGGACGCCTCTTTCCTGGTCCTCATTACAGCCGATACGAAAGCCTGGCAAAAAAATCCGGAACGCTATTGGAGAAATATTCCGGAAAATATTTCAAAGCGGGTTGTAGATCTGATCGGGAGTTTTTTTAAGGACCGGGAATGGCTGCAGCGGGACGAGGCACAACGATCGATCGGAATGGCGGCCCAGAATCTCATGCTGGCGGCCAAAACCATGGGATATGATTCCTGTCCAATGATTGGTTTTGACCTGGAAAAGGTGGCAGAAATCGTCCGGCTTCCGAAGGATTACGTGATGGGCCCTATGATCGCTATCGGAAAACGGTTAAAAGATCCCTGGCCAAAGCCCGGACAGTTGCCGCTTGAAGAAGTCGTTGTGGAAAATCATTTTTAA
- a CDS encoding 2-oxoglutarate dehydrogenase E1 component: MLHADARYIEDLYRNYQENPESVDYGWRKFFEGFEFGMESPAKAIAPPEHILKEIKVLNLIHAYRTRGHLFTKTNPVRTRRQYTPTLDIENFGLSVSDLETTFHAGTEVGLGPATLRKILQRLDKTYCSSVGVEYMYIREPEKVEWLKQRMETRENTPRFSLEQKRQILRKLSQAVLFEQFLHSKYVGQKRFSLQGGETLIPALDAAIKKGVELGISEFVMGMPHRGRLNVLANILNKSYEDIFSEFEDRGHAESVFAGDVKYHLGFTSQFVARDGRTVLLSLAPNPSHLEAVDPVVEGMARAKIDTKYAGDHKKVAPILIHGDASLAGQGVVYEVAQMSRLPAYETGGTIHLVVNNQIGFTTNYLDARSSTYSTDVAKVILSPVFHVNADDVEAVVYTVLLALEYRQTFHTDIFIDLLGYRKYGHNEGDEPRYTQPKLYKIIAGHPNPREIYKQRLLEGGELEQSVVQEMEKEFRNDLQMRFKKVREEEKIERASGFQDTCDQSVRIDFDFEAPLKTAVSKTRLLNLSKKIFHLSPNLHVFKKIDSLYQKRLERVLQQQEADWAIGEFLAYASLLDEGISIRLSGQDTKRGTFSHRHAAVYDEKTEEEYIPLRAAEKKGARFRIYNSLLSEYAALGFEYGYSCVVPKDLTVWEAQFGDFANGAQIIIDQFLSSSEAKWNRMSGLVLYLPHGYEGQGPEHSSARIERFLELCAKNNMIVANCTTPANLFHLLRRHLKMPFPQPLVLFTPKSLLRHPRCVSPLEEFSIGGFRPILDDPATEPQKIKKVLLSSGKIFYELLEKKEKEERNDVALVRLEQLYPFPRRGFEKIREKYSRAKLVWVQEEPENMGPRRYLMDILRDIPMEFLAREESATPATGFYQQFLIEQKTLLEQAFSGK, from the coding sequence ATGCTTCACGCAGACGCACGATATATTGAAGATTTGTACCGGAACTACCAGGAAAATCCCGAATCCGTGGATTATGGCTGGCGGAAATTTTTCGAAGGATTCGAATTCGGGATGGAATCTCCCGCAAAAGCCATCGCACCCCCGGAGCATATTTTAAAAGAAATCAAAGTCTTAAATCTCATTCACGCCTATCGGACGCGGGGACATTTGTTCACAAAAACCAATCCGGTACGCACACGGCGCCAATACACACCCACCCTGGATATTGAAAATTTCGGGCTGAGTGTGTCGGATCTGGAGACGACCTTTCATGCCGGAACAGAGGTGGGTCTCGGGCCGGCGACCCTGCGGAAGATTCTGCAGCGCCTGGACAAAACCTATTGCAGCAGCGTCGGCGTGGAGTACATGTACATTCGCGAGCCGGAAAAGGTGGAGTGGCTCAAGCAGCGAATGGAAACCCGTGAAAACACCCCCCGGTTTTCCCTGGAACAGAAGCGCCAGATTTTGAGAAAATTAAGTCAGGCCGTGCTGTTCGAGCAATTTTTGCATTCAAAATATGTGGGGCAAAAACGATTTTCCCTTCAGGGCGGAGAAACACTCATTCCCGCACTGGATGCTGCGATTAAAAAAGGGGTGGAACTGGGCATTTCAGAATTTGTAATGGGAATGCCTCACCGCGGTCGATTGAATGTGCTGGCAAACATTTTGAACAAATCCTACGAAGACATTTTTTCGGAGTTTGAGGACAGGGGACATGCAGAATCGGTTTTTGCCGGGGATGTCAAATACCATTTGGGCTTTACCAGCCAATTTGTGGCCCGTGACGGAAGAACGGTACTTTTGAGTTTGGCCCCCAACCCATCCCATCTGGAGGCGGTTGACCCGGTTGTGGAGGGAATGGCGCGTGCAAAAATTGACACAAAATACGCCGGCGACCACAAAAAGGTGGCGCCCATTTTAATTCACGGAGATGCCTCCCTTGCCGGTCAGGGAGTGGTCTACGAGGTGGCGCAAATGTCCCGGCTGCCCGCCTACGAAACGGGGGGAACGATCCATCTGGTGGTGAACAACCAAATTGGCTTTACCACGAATTACCTGGATGCCCGTTCCAGCACCTACTCCACGGATGTGGCCAAGGTAATTCTGTCTCCCGTGTTTCATGTCAATGCAGACGATGTGGAGGCGGTGGTGTACACCGTCCTTCTGGCGCTGGAATACCGGCAAACCTTCCACACGGACATTTTTATCGATTTACTGGGTTACCGAAAATACGGCCATAACGAGGGCGATGAGCCGCGCTACACACAGCCCAAACTCTACAAGATTATTGCCGGACACCCCAATCCACGCGAAATCTACAAACAAAGGCTTTTGGAGGGCGGGGAACTGGAGCAAAGTGTGGTCCAGGAGATGGAGAAGGAATTCCGCAATGACCTGCAAATGCGGTTTAAAAAAGTACGGGAAGAGGAAAAAATTGAACGGGCAAGTGGTTTTCAGGATACGTGTGATCAGTCCGTCAGAATAGACTTTGATTTTGAAGCCCCTCTGAAAACGGCCGTGAGTAAAACCAGATTATTGAATCTCTCTAAAAAGATTTTTCATCTTTCTCCAAATCTTCACGTCTTTAAGAAAATAGACTCACTTTACCAAAAGCGCCTGGAACGTGTGCTCCAGCAACAAGAAGCAGATTGGGCCATTGGTGAATTCCTCGCCTACGCCAGTCTTCTGGATGAAGGTATCTCGATTCGATTGAGCGGACAGGATACGAAACGAGGCACATTTTCGCATCGGCATGCGGCGGTTTACGACGAGAAAACGGAAGAAGAATATATTCCACTGCGTGCAGCCGAGAAAAAGGGCGCACGCTTTAGAATTTACAATTCACTTTTGTCGGAATATGCCGCCCTGGGATTTGAATACGGCTATTCCTGTGTTGTTCCGAAAGATCTCACCGTCTGGGAAGCGCAGTTCGGGGATTTCGCCAACGGGGCCCAAATTATTATCGACCAGTTTCTTTCCAGTTCGGAGGCCAAGTGGAATCGCATGAGCGGCCTGGTGCTGTATTTGCCCCACGGTTACGAAGGCCAGGGACCGGAACACTCCTCGGCGCGAATCGAGCGGTTTTTGGAGCTGTGTGCCAAAAACAACATGATTGTGGCCAATTGCACGACGCCGGCCAATCTCTTCCATCTGTTAAGGCGGCATCTGAAAATGCCGTTTCCCCAGCCTCTGGTTCTTTTCACACCCAAAAGCCTGCTGCGGCATCCGCGCTGCGTGAGTCCGTTGGAGGAATTTTCAATCGGGGGATTCCGGCCCATTCTTGACGATCCGGCAACAGAACCGCAAAAAATAAAAAAAGTGCTCCTTTCTTCAGGAAAAATCTTTTACGAGCTTCTTGAAAAGAAGGAAAAGGAGGAGCGCAACGACGTGGCTCTGGTTCGGTTGGAACAACTGTACCCGTTTCCCCGCAGGGGCTTTGAGAAAATTCGGGAAAAATATTCCCGCGCCAAACTGGTCTGGGTCCAGGAAGAACCGGAAAATATGGGGCCGCGCCGTTATTTGATGGACATTTTAAGGGACATTCCCATGGAGTTTCTGGCGCGTGAAGAAAGCGCCACGCCGGCAACGGGCTTTTATCAGCAATTTTTGATTGAACAAAAAACTCTTCTGGAACAGGCTTTCTCTGGAAAATGA